The Saccharothrix variisporea genome has a segment encoding these proteins:
- the lpdA gene encoding dihydrolipoyl dehydrogenase yields the protein MSAHFDVVVLGAGPGGYVAAIRAAQLGLKTAVIEERYWGGVCLNVGCIPSKALLRNAELAHLFTHEQKTYGIQVDGTVKFDYGAAFDRSRKVADGRVKGVHFLMKKNGITEYNGRGTFVDANTIKVGDETVTFTNVIIAAGAQTRLLPGTKLSERVVTYEEQILSSDLPESIIIAGAGAIGVEFAYVLHNYGVKVTIVEFLDRVVPLEDVEVSTELAKRYKRLGIDVRTGTRVEGIDDSGAKVRVTVSKDGATEVLEADKVLQAIGFQPRTEGYGLENTGVQLTERGAIAVDGRGRTNVPHIYAIGDVTAKLMLAHAAESMGIIAAETIAGAETQELDFVMIPRATYCQPQIASFGYTEAQAREKGFDVQVAKFPFTANGKAHGIGDSAGFVKLISDAKYGELLGGHLIGPDVTELLPELTLAQQWDLTVHEVARNVHAHPTLGEAVKEAIHGLAGHMINF from the coding sequence ATGAGCGCACACTTTGACGTCGTGGTCCTCGGTGCTGGGCCAGGCGGGTACGTCGCCGCGATCCGCGCGGCCCAGCTCGGGTTGAAGACCGCGGTCATCGAGGAGCGTTACTGGGGCGGTGTCTGCCTGAACGTCGGCTGCATCCCGTCCAAGGCGCTGCTGCGCAACGCCGAGCTGGCGCACCTGTTCACGCACGAGCAGAAGACCTACGGCATCCAGGTCGACGGCACCGTCAAGTTCGACTACGGCGCCGCGTTCGACCGCAGCCGCAAGGTCGCGGACGGGCGCGTCAAGGGCGTGCACTTCCTGATGAAGAAGAACGGCATCACGGAGTACAACGGCCGTGGCACGTTCGTGGACGCCAACACCATCAAGGTGGGTGACGAGACGGTCACGTTCACCAACGTGATCATCGCCGCCGGCGCGCAGACCCGCCTGCTGCCGGGCACGAAGCTGTCCGAGCGGGTCGTGACCTACGAAGAGCAGATCCTGTCGTCCGACCTGCCGGAGAGCATCATCATCGCGGGCGCCGGCGCCATCGGCGTCGAGTTCGCGTACGTGCTGCACAACTACGGCGTCAAGGTCACGATCGTGGAGTTCCTCGACCGGGTCGTGCCGCTCGAGGACGTGGAGGTGTCCACGGAGCTGGCCAAGCGCTACAAGCGGCTGGGCATCGACGTCCGCACCGGCACCCGCGTGGAGGGCATCGACGACTCCGGCGCGAAGGTCCGCGTCACGGTGTCCAAGGACGGTGCCACCGAGGTCCTCGAGGCCGACAAGGTGCTCCAGGCCATCGGCTTCCAGCCGCGCACCGAGGGTTACGGCCTGGAGAACACCGGCGTCCAGCTGACCGAGCGCGGCGCGATCGCCGTGGACGGTCGCGGCCGGACGAACGTGCCGCACATCTACGCCATCGGCGACGTCACCGCGAAGCTCATGCTGGCGCACGCGGCCGAGTCCATGGGCATCATCGCGGCGGAGACCATCGCGGGCGCGGAGACCCAGGAACTGGACTTCGTGATGATCCCGCGCGCCACCTACTGCCAGCCGCAGATCGCGAGCTTCGGCTACACCGAGGCGCAGGCCCGCGAGAAGGGCTTCGACGTGCAGGTGGCGAAGTTCCCCTTCACTGCCAACGGCAAGGCGCACGGCATCGGCGACTCGGCGGGCTTCGTGAAGCTGATCAGCGACGCCAAGTACGGCGAGCTGCTCGGCGGCCACCTGATCGGTCCGGACGTGACGGAACTGCTGCCGGAGCTGACCCTGGCCCAGCAGTGGGACCTGACCGTGCACGAGGTGGCGCGCAACGTCCACGCGCACCCGACGCTGGGTGAAGCGGTCAAGGAAGCGATCCACGGCCTGGCCGGCCACATGATCAACTTCTGA
- the prmC gene encoding peptide chain release factor N(5)-glutamine methyltransferase: MTRHPLRLAVLEAERMLAAAGVDSPRVDAELLAAHVLGVDRSRLPLIPLVDPPVVEALHQLVRKRVKRIPLQHLTGTAHLGGVDLDVGPGVFIPRPETELVLVWALSKVDKSPLVVDLCTGSGALALAVAHHLPDAVVHAVERDPAALAWARRNADARREAGDTPIVLHAGDVTAPDILSDLDGSVDLVLCNPPYVPEGTAVQPEVSDHDPHAAVFGGDDGLDVIRPVIALAARLLKPGGHVAIEHDDTHGESVPALLASRRVLTDVEDHRDLAGRPRFATARRV; this comes from the coding sequence ATGACCCGACACCCGCTGCGGCTGGCCGTGCTGGAAGCGGAACGCATGCTGGCCGCAGCGGGCGTCGACAGCCCGCGCGTGGACGCCGAACTCCTGGCGGCCCACGTCCTGGGCGTGGACCGCTCCAGGTTGCCCCTGATCCCGCTGGTGGACCCGCCGGTGGTCGAGGCGCTGCACCAGTTGGTGCGCAAGCGGGTGAAGCGCATCCCGTTGCAGCACTTGACGGGTACGGCCCACCTGGGCGGCGTGGACCTCGACGTCGGCCCCGGCGTGTTCATCCCGCGCCCGGAGACCGAGCTGGTGCTCGTGTGGGCGCTGTCCAAAGTGGACAAGTCACCTCTCGTGGTCGACCTCTGCACCGGCTCGGGCGCCCTGGCCCTGGCCGTCGCCCACCACCTGCCCGACGCGGTCGTGCACGCGGTGGAACGCGACCCGGCCGCGTTGGCGTGGGCCCGCCGCAACGCCGATGCCCGGCGGGAGGCCGGCGACACCCCGATCGTGCTGCACGCCGGAGACGTCACCGCCCCGGACATCCTGTCCGATTTGGACGGCAGCGTGGACCTGGTGCTGTGCAACCCGCCTTACGTGCCCGAGGGGACGGCGGTCCAACCGGAGGTCTCCGACCACGACCCGCACGCGGCCGTCTTCGGCGGCGACGACGGCCTGGACGTGATCCGCCCGGTGATCGCCCTGGCGGCGCGCCTGCTCAAGCCCGGCGGCCACGTGGCCATCGAACACGACGACACCCACGGCGAGTCCGTCCCGGCCCTCCTGGCGTCCCGGCGCGTGCTCACCGACGTAGAAGACCACCGCGACCTGGCCGGCCGCCCCCGCTTCGCCACCGCCCGCCGCGTCTAG
- a CDS encoding L-threonylcarbamoyladenylate synthase yields MSTLYDCAVQSDRSAGLAAAAGAVRSGRLVVLPTDTLYGIGCDAFDAKAVRYLLEAKGRGPDMPVPVLVGSWTTIDGLVLSVPRQARALVEAFWPGGLSLVLQHAPSLSWDLGQTRGTVMLRMPLHPVALELLRDVGPMAVSSANKSGFPAATTAQEAWDQLGEDVGVYLDGGPCEDTTPSTIVDLTGPDPVVLREGAVPVADVREVLGVEVEVAR; encoded by the coding sequence GTGAGCACGCTCTACGACTGCGCCGTCCAGTCGGACCGCTCCGCCGGACTCGCCGCCGCCGCCGGTGCGGTGCGGTCCGGGCGGCTGGTGGTGTTGCCGACCGACACCCTCTACGGGATCGGGTGCGACGCCTTCGACGCCAAGGCCGTCCGGTACCTGCTGGAGGCCAAGGGACGTGGGCCGGACATGCCCGTGCCCGTTCTCGTCGGGTCCTGGACGACCATCGACGGGCTGGTGCTGTCCGTGCCGCGGCAGGCCCGCGCGCTCGTCGAGGCGTTCTGGCCGGGTGGGCTCAGCCTGGTGCTCCAGCACGCGCCCTCGCTGTCGTGGGACCTCGGGCAGACGCGGGGCACCGTCATGCTCCGGATGCCGCTGCACCCGGTCGCCCTGGAACTGCTGCGCGACGTCGGCCCGATGGCCGTGTCCAGCGCGAACAAGTCCGGGTTCCCGGCGGCCACGACGGCGCAGGAGGCGTGGGACCAGCTCGGCGAGGACGTCGGCGTCTACCTCGACGGCGGGCCGTGCGAGGACACCACCCCCTCCACGATCGTCGACCTCACCGGGCCCGACCCGGTCGTGCTGCGCGAAGGGGCCGTCCCGGTCGCCGACGTGCGCGAGGTGCTCGGTGTCGAAGTCGAGGTCGCCCGCTAG
- a CDS encoding glycosyltransferase family 4 protein: MPDASNVLPAREYLLVALTSAVVTFLLVGLVRKLAFRIGAVAYPRQRDVHVKPMPRMGGLAMYGGVLGGMLLAHQLPVLRAAFDFSDDPWAVIVGGGVIVLVGVLDDRFELDSLTKLAGQVTSAGILVLFGLQWLLFWVPWGDDGAGTGSLLVLDQNQGALLTVLLAVTMVNAMNFVDGLDGLAAGIGLIAAAATCTFSIGVLARNGGDVGSYPPALIAATLAGACLGFLPHNFNPARIFMGDSGSMLIGLMLAAATTSASGKLNYSSTVVTKDLLGLLSPLVVVAAVLFVPMLDLLMAVVRRTRRGESPFSADKMHLHHRLLEIGHSQRRAVLLIYLWAGVLAFGAVALTLFDVAVVMWCLAIGLLVALLISAIPRLRELKRT; encoded by the coding sequence GTGCCCGACGCCTCGAACGTCCTCCCCGCGCGGGAGTACCTGCTCGTCGCGCTGACCTCCGCAGTCGTGACCTTCCTGCTCGTCGGCCTGGTCCGCAAGCTGGCCTTCCGCATCGGCGCGGTGGCCTACCCGCGGCAGCGCGACGTGCACGTCAAGCCCATGCCCCGGATGGGTGGGCTCGCCATGTACGGCGGCGTGCTCGGCGGCATGCTGCTGGCCCACCAGCTGCCCGTGCTGCGCGCCGCGTTCGACTTCTCCGACGACCCGTGGGCGGTCATCGTCGGCGGTGGCGTGATCGTCCTGGTCGGCGTGCTGGACGACCGGTTCGAGCTGGACTCCCTGACGAAACTCGCCGGCCAGGTCACCTCCGCGGGCATCCTGGTGCTGTTCGGGTTGCAGTGGCTGCTGTTCTGGGTGCCGTGGGGCGACGACGGCGCGGGCACCGGCTCGCTGCTCGTCCTCGACCAGAACCAGGGCGCGCTGCTCACCGTCCTGCTCGCGGTGACCATGGTCAACGCGATGAACTTCGTCGACGGCCTGGACGGCCTGGCCGCCGGCATCGGCCTCATCGCCGCCGCCGCGACCTGCACGTTCAGCATCGGCGTGCTGGCCCGCAACGGCGGCGACGTCGGCTCCTACCCGCCCGCCCTGATCGCCGCGACCCTGGCCGGCGCGTGCCTGGGCTTCCTGCCGCACAACTTCAACCCGGCCCGCATCTTCATGGGCGACTCGGGCTCGATGCTCATCGGCCTGATGCTCGCCGCCGCCACGACCAGCGCGTCGGGCAAGCTGAACTACTCGTCCACGGTCGTGACGAAGGACCTCCTCGGCCTCCTCTCACCGCTGGTGGTCGTCGCGGCCGTGCTGTTCGTGCCGATGCTGGACCTGCTGATGGCGGTCGTTCGCCGGACGCGACGCGGTGAGAGCCCGTTCTCGGCGGACAAGATGCACCTGCACCACAGGCTGCTGGAGATCGGCCACTCGCAGCGCCGGGCGGTGTTGTTGATCTACTTGTGGGCGGGCGTCCTGGCGTTCGGCGCGGTGGCGCTGACCCTGTTCGACGTGGCCGTGGTGATGTGGTGCCTGGCCATCGGCCTGCTGGTCGCGCTGCTGATCTCCGCGATCCCCCGCCTGCGCGAACTCAAGCGCACCTGA
- a CDS encoding ATP synthase subunit I — MSQEWTHEKVVQKLAGEMFRGAIWAALATVALGAVVWTLVAGVPGLVSALIGGALAIACSLLTLWLMHRTAHLPVQFIMLAAFGGFLGKLIMLVAVMVLLRKVPALHDNLHQNALALTMAATIVVATFLEVRASKRSRSQVIIPTPGNP, encoded by the coding sequence ATGAGCCAGGAGTGGACTCACGAGAAGGTCGTCCAGAAGCTGGCCGGGGAGATGTTCCGCGGCGCGATCTGGGCTGCTCTCGCGACCGTCGCGCTCGGTGCGGTCGTCTGGACCCTCGTGGCCGGTGTGCCCGGGCTGGTCTCGGCGCTCATCGGCGGCGCGCTCGCGATCGCGTGTTCACTGCTCACGCTGTGGCTCATGCACCGCACCGCCCACCTGCCGGTGCAGTTCATCATGCTGGCCGCGTTCGGCGGCTTCCTCGGGAAGCTGATCATGCTGGTCGCGGTGATGGTCCTGCTGCGCAAGGTGCCGGCGCTGCACGACAACCTCCACCAGAACGCCCTCGCGCTGACGATGGCCGCGACGATCGTCGTGGCGACCTTCCTGGAGGTCCGCGCTTCCAAGCGCAGTCGCAGTCAGGTGATCATCCCCACCCCCGGCAACCCCTGA
- the atpB gene encoding F0F1 ATP synthase subunit A → MTTMVLASGDEFVAPGVKDFFPPAIFGSVDKPMVLLVLSILIIGAFFIAATRNMKLVPGKFQFLAESAYDIGRNSIAREQIGGKDFKPFVPLILTVFTFVLVNNLFGLIPFIQFPTMAHIGFPLAVSVLVIYPVYHYVGFKRHGFVGYLKHATMPPGAPWFVLILLIPIEFFQKFVLNPLTLAIRVFAAMFAGHLLLLVFTLAGEFLLLNGGITVVVAPIAFFFAIALTFLEALIMVLQAYIFALLSANYIGAALAEEH, encoded by the coding sequence GTGACCACGATGGTGCTGGCCTCGGGTGACGAGTTCGTCGCACCCGGTGTGAAGGACTTCTTCCCCCCGGCGATCTTCGGCTCGGTCGACAAGCCCATGGTGCTGTTGGTCCTGTCGATCCTCATCATCGGGGCGTTCTTCATCGCCGCGACCCGCAACATGAAGCTCGTCCCGGGCAAGTTCCAGTTCCTCGCCGAGTCGGCCTACGACATCGGCCGGAACTCGATCGCGCGCGAGCAGATCGGCGGCAAGGACTTCAAGCCGTTCGTCCCGCTGATCCTCACCGTCTTCACCTTCGTCCTGGTGAACAACCTGTTCGGGCTCATCCCGTTCATCCAGTTCCCGACGATGGCGCACATCGGCTTCCCGCTCGCCGTCTCGGTCCTGGTCATCTACCCGGTGTACCACTACGTGGGGTTCAAGCGCCACGGTTTCGTCGGCTACCTGAAGCACGCCACCATGCCGCCTGGCGCGCCCTGGTTCGTGCTCATCCTGCTGATCCCGATCGAGTTCTTCCAGAAGTTCGTCCTGAACCCGCTCACGCTCGCCATCCGAGTCTTCGCGGCGATGTTCGCGGGTCACCTGCTGCTGCTGGTCTTCACCCTCGCCGGTGAGTTCCTGCTGCTCAACGGCGGCATCACGGTCGTGGTGGCCCCGATCGCCTTCTTCTTCGCCATCGCGCTGACGTTCCTGGAAGCGCTGATCATGGTCCTTCAGGCCTACATCTTCGCCCTGCTGAGCGCCAACTACATCGGCGCCGCGCTGGCGGAAGAGCACTGA
- a CDS encoding ATP F0F1 synthase subunit C: MVLAQEAASGVTNAGLAAIGYGLAAIGPGIGVGLIFSSVISGTARQPEARGVLLSLAWTTFAIVEVLALLGFVVYFLASAA, translated from the coding sequence ATCGTTCTTGCTCAGGAAGCCGCCTCCGGTGTGACCAACGCGGGTCTCGCCGCGATCGGCTACGGCCTCGCGGCCATCGGCCCGGGCATCGGCGTGGGTCTGATCTTCTCCTCGGTCATCAGCGGCACCGCCCGCCAGCCCGAGGCCCGCGGCGTGCTGCTGAGCCTCGCCTGGACGACCTTCGCCATCGTCGAGGTCCTCGCACTGCTCGGCTTCGTCGTGTACTTCCTCGCGTCGGCCGCCTGA
- a CDS encoding F0F1 ATP synthase subunit B, which translates to MKTLIVAAAEGESINPVLPHTAEIIVGLIAFLLLFFIIKKFVSPKFEALYAERAAKIEGGIEKAEQAQAEAQRTLEQYKAQLAEARAEAARIRDDARIEGEQIISELRAKAQEESARIVAAGQTQLETQRAQIVAELRGELGRLAVDLADRVVGESLEDEVRRRGTVDRFLDELDNTSAPAVK; encoded by the coding sequence ATGAAAACCCTCATCGTGGCGGCGGCGGAGGGAGAGTCGATCAACCCGGTTCTCCCGCACACCGCCGAGATCATCGTCGGCCTGATCGCGTTCCTGCTGCTCTTCTTCATCATCAAGAAGTTCGTCTCGCCGAAGTTCGAGGCGTTGTACGCGGAACGTGCCGCCAAGATCGAGGGCGGGATCGAGAAGGCCGAGCAGGCGCAGGCCGAGGCCCAGCGCACGCTTGAGCAGTACAAGGCGCAGCTCGCCGAGGCGCGGGCGGAAGCCGCCCGCATCCGGGACGACGCCCGCATCGAGGGCGAGCAGATCATCAGCGAGCTGCGCGCCAAGGCGCAGGAGGAGTCCGCCCGGATCGTCGCGGCGGGCCAGACCCAGCTGGAGACCCAGCGGGCGCAGATCGTCGCGGAGCTGCGCGGCGAGCTGGGCCGCCTGGCCGTCGACCTGGCCGACCGGGTCGTGGGCGAGTCGCTGGAGGACGAGGTGCGCCGCCGGGGCACCGTCGACCGGTTCCTCGACGAGCTGGACAACACCTCGGCTCCGGCCGTCAAGTGA
- a CDS encoding F0F1 ATP synthase subunit delta: protein MTLHAASRDALAAAELRLLELVDGAKDSAALGELGEELFAVVGLLSGQPALRRALADASTEPAGREGLLRGLLAGKVSDDALQVLVTVVTSRWSSPRELVDGVESLARTTLLVRAERDGRLDTVEDELFRLGRIIAGNHDLELALTDPAGDPAGKVALVDSLVAGKVDETTKTLVDQLVREPRGLSIVGGLADLAALAAKRRERSVAYVRSAVELDAAQQDRLEATLTRIYSRPIALHVEVDPTLRGGLLIKIGDEIIDGSVAGRLAALRRDLAS from the coding sequence ATGACGCTGCACGCCGCCAGCCGTGACGCGCTGGCCGCCGCCGAACTGCGGTTGCTGGAGCTGGTCGACGGCGCGAAGGACAGCGCCGCGCTCGGCGAGCTGGGCGAGGAGCTGTTCGCGGTCGTCGGCCTGCTGTCCGGGCAGCCCGCGCTGCGCCGGGCCCTGGCCGACGCCTCGACCGAGCCCGCCGGCCGGGAGGGCCTGCTCCGGGGCCTGCTGGCCGGCAAGGTGTCCGACGACGCGCTCCAGGTGCTGGTCACGGTCGTCACCTCGCGCTGGTCCAGCCCGCGTGAGCTGGTCGACGGCGTCGAGTCGCTGGCCCGCACCACGCTGCTGGTGCGGGCCGAGCGGGACGGCCGGCTCGACACGGTCGAGGACGAGCTGTTCCGGCTCGGCCGCATCATCGCGGGCAACCACGACCTGGAGCTGGCGCTGACCGACCCGGCGGGCGACCCCGCGGGCAAGGTCGCGCTGGTGGACAGCCTCGTGGCGGGCAAGGTGGACGAGACCACCAAGACCCTGGTCGACCAGCTGGTCCGCGAACCGCGCGGGCTGAGCATCGTCGGCGGTCTGGCGGACCTGGCGGCCCTCGCGGCCAAGCGCCGGGAACGCTCCGTCGCCTACGTCCGTTCCGCCGTCGAGCTGGACGCGGCGCAGCAGGACCGCCTCGAGGCCACGCTGACCCGGATCTACTCGCGGCCCATCGCGCTGCACGTGGAGGTCGACCCCACGCTGCGCGGCGGTCTGCTGATCAAGATCGGCGACGAGATCATCGACGGAAGCGTGGCGGGTCGGCTCGCGGCTCTGCGCCGCGACCTCGCGAGCTGA
- the atpA gene encoding F0F1 ATP synthase subunit alpha: protein MAELTISSDEIRSAIEKYVSTYSPEVSREEVGVVAETYDGIAIVEGLPGTMTNELLEFPGGVLGVALNLDVREIGAVILGDFDKIEEGQEVKRTGQVLSVPVGDGFLGRVVNPLGQPIDGLGDIVADDTRALELQAATVLQRQPVGEPMQTGIKAIDSMTPIGRGQRQLIIGDRKTGKTAVCIDTIINQKKAWESGDPKQQVRCVYVAIGQKGSTIAGVKAALEEAGALEYTTIVAAPASDSAGFKWLAPYTGSAIGQHWMYQGKHVLIIFDDLTKQAEAYRAISLLLRRPPGREAYPGDVFYLHSRLLERCAKLSDDMGGGSMTGLPIIETKANDVSAYIPTNVISITDGQCFLESDLFNAGVRPAVNVGISVSRVGGAAQIKAMKTVSGSLRLDLSQFRELEAFSAFASDLDAASRAQLERGARLVELLKQGQYSPVPVEEQVVSIYLGTKGHLDSVPVGDVRRFEAEFLEHVRRNHDVILSSIRESKTLSDDTEKGIVDAVNAFKQQFTASNGAPVVNEAPAEAMDADKVGHESVKVNRPAPTEK, encoded by the coding sequence ATGGCGGAGCTGACGATCTCGTCGGACGAGATCCGCAGTGCGATCGAGAAGTACGTCTCGACCTACTCCCCGGAAGTCAGCCGGGAAGAGGTCGGCGTCGTCGCGGAGACCTACGACGGCATCGCCATCGTCGAGGGTCTGCCCGGCACCATGACCAACGAGCTGCTGGAGTTCCCCGGCGGCGTGCTCGGTGTCGCCCTGAACCTGGACGTGCGCGAGATCGGCGCCGTCATCCTGGGTGACTTCGACAAGATCGAAGAGGGGCAGGAGGTCAAGCGGACCGGCCAGGTGCTCTCCGTGCCGGTCGGCGACGGCTTCCTCGGCCGCGTGGTCAACCCCCTCGGCCAGCCCATCGACGGCCTCGGCGACATCGTCGCCGACGACACCCGCGCCCTGGAGCTGCAGGCCGCGACGGTGCTCCAGCGCCAGCCCGTCGGCGAGCCGATGCAGACCGGCATCAAGGCCATCGACTCGATGACCCCGATCGGCCGCGGCCAGCGCCAGCTGATCATCGGCGACCGCAAGACCGGCAAGACCGCGGTCTGCATCGACACGATCATCAACCAGAAGAAGGCCTGGGAGTCGGGCGACCCGAAGCAGCAGGTCCGCTGCGTCTACGTCGCCATCGGCCAGAAGGGCTCCACCATCGCGGGCGTCAAGGCCGCGCTGGAGGAGGCCGGCGCGCTGGAGTACACCACGATCGTGGCGGCCCCCGCGTCCGACTCGGCCGGCTTCAAGTGGCTCGCCCCCTACACCGGCTCGGCCATCGGCCAGCACTGGATGTACCAGGGCAAGCACGTCCTGATCATCTTCGACGACCTGACCAAGCAGGCCGAGGCGTACCGCGCCATCTCGCTGCTGCTGCGCCGCCCGCCGGGCCGCGAGGCCTACCCGGGTGACGTCTTCTACTTGCACTCGCGCCTGCTCGAGCGCTGCGCGAAGCTGTCCGACGACATGGGCGGCGGCTCGATGACCGGTCTGCCGATCATCGAGACCAAGGCCAACGACGTGTCGGCGTACATCCCGACGAACGTCATCTCGATCACCGATGGCCAGTGCTTCCTGGAGTCGGACCTGTTCAACGCCGGTGTCCGCCCGGCCGTCAACGTGGGTATCTCGGTCTCCCGCGTCGGTGGCGCCGCGCAGATCAAGGCGATGAAGACGGTCTCCGGCTCGCTGCGCCTGGACCTGTCGCAGTTCCGCGAGCTGGAGGCGTTCTCCGCCTTCGCCTCCGACCTGGACGCGGCCTCCCGCGCCCAGCTGGAGCGCGGCGCGCGCCTGGTCGAGCTGCTCAAGCAGGGCCAGTACTCGCCGGTGCCGGTCGAGGAGCAGGTCGTGTCCATCTACCTGGGCACCAAGGGCCACCTCGACTCCGTCCCGGTGGGCGACGTCCGCCGCTTCGAGGCCGAGTTCCTGGAGCACGTCCGCCGCAACCACGACGTGATCCTCTCCAGCATCCGCGAGTCCAAGACGTTGTCGGACGACACCGAAAAGGGCATCGTGGACGCTGTCAACGCGTTCAAGCAGCAGTTCACCGCCTCGAACGGCGCCCCGGTGGTCAACGAGGCCCCGGCCGAGGCGATGGACGCCGACAAGGTCGGGCACGAGTCGGTCAAGGTGAACCGACCCGCTCCGACCGAGAAGTGA
- a CDS encoding F0F1 ATP synthase subunit gamma: protein MAAQIRELRQRIRTVNSTKKITKAYELIATSRLAKAQARVAASRPYAEEITSVLSALATASANLDHPLLTERKAPKRAGVLVVTSDKGMCGGYNANVLKAAEELFALLRAEGKEPVLYVIGRKGVGYYRFRRREIVDEWTGFSQLPHYVNASEAGDELVKAFVAGSDEPGGVDELHVVYTEFKSMLSQQPVAKRIAPMEVEYDPTPAKLQSVYSFEPNAETLLGALLPKYVKTRLFSALLDAAASESAARRTAMKAATDNATELVRNLSRQANAARQAQITQEISEIVGGASALTGGAGSDE from the coding sequence ATGGCGGCACAGATTCGAGAGCTGCGCCAGCGGATCCGCACGGTCAACTCGACCAAGAAGATCACCAAGGCGTACGAGCTGATCGCGACCTCGCGCCTGGCGAAGGCCCAGGCGCGGGTGGCGGCGTCGCGCCCGTACGCCGAGGAGATCACCAGCGTGCTGTCGGCGCTGGCCACGGCGTCGGCCAACCTCGACCACCCGCTGCTGACCGAGCGCAAGGCCCCGAAGCGGGCCGGCGTCCTGGTCGTGACCAGCGACAAGGGCATGTGCGGCGGCTACAACGCCAACGTGCTCAAGGCGGCCGAAGAGCTGTTCGCGCTGCTGCGGGCCGAGGGCAAGGAGCCGGTGCTCTACGTCATCGGCCGCAAGGGCGTGGGCTACTACCGGTTCCGCCGCCGGGAGATCGTCGACGAGTGGACGGGGTTCTCGCAGCTCCCGCACTACGTCAACGCCTCCGAGGCGGGCGACGAGCTGGTGAAGGCCTTCGTCGCGGGCAGTGACGAACCCGGTGGCGTGGACGAGCTGCACGTCGTCTACACCGAGTTCAAGTCGATGCTCAGCCAGCAGCCGGTCGCCAAGCGCATCGCGCCGATGGAGGTCGAGTACGACCCCACGCCCGCGAAGCTGCAGTCGGTGTACTCGTTCGAGCCGAACGCGGAGACGCTGCTCGGCGCGCTGCTCCCCAAGTACGTGAAGACCCGGCTGTTCTCGGCACTGCTCGACGCGGCGGCGTCCGAGTCGGCGGCCCGGCGGACCGCGATGAAGGCGGCGACGGACAACGCCACCGAGCTGGTGCGCAACCTGAGCCGCCAGGCCAACGCGGCCCGCCAGGCCCAGATCACCCAGGAGATCAGCGAGATCGTCGGTGGCGCCTCCGCGCTTACCGGTGGCGCAGGAAGTGATGAGTGA